From Bombyx mori chromosome 10, ASM3026992v2, a single genomic window includes:
- the LOC101738496 gene encoding pre-piRNA 3'-exonuclease trimmer, with translation MDITKENYYEELDNIAKNIKDSCFISFDAEFSAILTKESFKYSLFDTNEERYNKYKTQISTMKMMQVGLTMFQYDRELDAYLATGYTFHLCPQLIGTINQSLIFQASTLKFLCKHNFDFNKFIYEGLPYLSKSDEALLNRYRIENNLFDYVSESLEFDEEKQINQCSSEVSKWLSSSIEDTMYLDIDNAICRYLLHLELRQRYPGILTTDSLGNSKKILIYRDKNVEGAKNAPIAILEDNLIAYLLGFLHVIKLLETHKKPIVGHNMFLDMLFLHNQFIGPLPDSYTMFKKNINSVFPTIFDTKYISHAMSKKLTFSESWKSNALQDLYEFFAERKCKKLEYGINIVRLTTPFDIKQSYHEAGWDAYCSGYCFIRLGHWAACENRGKSHVIGPREKLAALAPYCNKVNVIRGGVSYMNFSENDPPRNRPVLLHVKCLKDTVIDVEKVASLLGSFGSIDIKPCGKRAALVATGAQFMVDKILKTYENNRDYRISKYSVYKHSVAGRFAIWSGSIVTGGLALYLIHKKFKSILL, from the exons atggATATCACCAAAGAAAACTATTATGAAGAACTTGATAACatagcaaaaaatataaaagactCGTGTTTTATAAGTTTTGATGCAGAGTTTTCAGCTATACTTACCAAAGAATCGTTCAAATACAG ctTGTTCGACACAAATGAAGAAAGATACAATAAGTACAAAACACAAATAAGCACAATGAAAATGATGCAAGTAGGACTGACTATGTTTCAATATGATAGAGAATTAGATGCATACCTTGCAACTGGTTATACATTTCATTTGTGTCCACAACTAATTGGAACGATAAATCAGTCGCTCATATTTCAAGCCTCAACCCTCAAGTTTTTATGTAAACACAATTTCGATTTCAATAAG TTCATCTATGAAGGCCTTCCATATCTTAGCAAGAGTGATGAGGCATTGTTAAACAGATACAGAATAGAAAACAACCTGTTTGACTATGTCAGTGAGTCTCTTGAATTTGATGAAGAGAAGCAAATCAACCAATGTTCTTCAGAAGTTTCAAA ATGGTTGTCATCGAGTATAGAGGACACAATGTACTTAGATATTGACAATGCTATTTGCCGGTACTTGCTGCACTTAGAGCTAAGACAACGTTATCCTGGTATCCTGACTACAGATAGCTTAGGTAATAGCAAGAAG ATTCTCATATACAGAGACAAAAATGTTGAAGGAGCCAAAAATGCACCAATAGCAATACTGGAAGATAACTTAATAGCCTATTTACTGGGCTTCTTGCACGTAATAAAACTGCTAGAAACACACAAGAAGCCCATTGTAGGACACAACATGTTTTTGGATATGTTGTTCCTTCACAATCAATTCATAGGACCACTACCGGATAGTTATACAATGTTTAAAAAGAACATTAACAGTGTATTTCCAACTATATTTGATACTAAATATATATCGCATGCTATGAGTAAGAAACTCACTTTTTCTGAGTCTTGGAAATCAAATGCATTACAAGA TTTGTATGAATTCTTCGCTGAAAGAAAATGTAAGAAACTTGAATATGGAATCAACATTGTACGACTGACCACACCATTTGATATTAAACAAAGCTATCATGAAGCCGGATGGGACGCTTACTGTTCAG gtTATTGCTTTATACGGCTCGGTCACTGGGCCGCCTGCGAGAACCGCGGCAAGTCTCACGTGATCGGACCCAGGGAGAAACTCGCAGCCCTAGCGCCTTACTGCAACAAGGTCAATGTTATAAGAGGTGGCGTTTCTTATATG AATTTCTCAGAAAACGATCCACCTCGGAACAGACCTGTCTTGTTGCACGTTAAATGTCTAAAAGACACCGTCATAGATGTTGAAAAG GTGGCGTCGCTACTGGGCAGCTTCGGTTCGATCGACATTAAGCCCTGTGGCAAGCGAGCCGCCTTGGTAGCGACCGGCGCACAGTTTAT GGTAGACAAAATTCTGAAAACCTATGAAAACAACAGAGATTATAGAATTTCGAAATACAGTGTATACAAGCATTCAGTTGCAGGTCGCTTCGCTATCTG gAGCGGTTCGATTGTAACAGGCGGCCTGGCGTTATACTTAATTCATAAgaaatttaaatctattttgttataa